The genomic DNA GCACATCATCGGACCGCAGCTGGGGCTGACGCAGCCGGGCATGACCGTCGTGTGTGGGGACAGCCACACCTCGACCCACGGTGCGTTCGGCGCCATCGCCATGGGCATCGGCACCTCCGAGGTCGAGCACGTGATGGCCACGCAGACACTGCCGCTCAAGCCGTTCAGGACCATGGCGGTCAACGTCGATGGCGTGCTGCCGCCCGGGGTGAGCGCCAAGGACATCATCCTGGCCGTGATTGCCAAGATCGGTACCGGTGGCGGGCAGGGCCACGTCATCGAATACCGGGGCAGCGCCATCGAGGCGTTGTCCATGGAAGGCCGGATGACGATCTGCAACATGAGCATCGAGGCCGGGGCCCGGGCCGGCATGGTCGCGCCTGACGAGACCACCTTCGAATTCCTCAAGGGCCGCCCGAACGCTCCCAAGGGGGCCGACTGGGACGCTGCTCTGGCCGCATGGAGCGAGTTGCGTACCGACGAGGGCGCCGAATTCGACACCGAGGTCTACCTGGATGCCGCCGCGTTGAGCCCGTTCGTGACGTGGGGAACCAACCCGGGGCAGGGCGTTCCGCTGTCCGCATCGGTTCCCGATCCGGAGTTGATCGGCGACGACGGTGAGCGTCAGTCGGCGGAGAAGGCTTTGGCCTACATGGATCTTCGACCCGGGATGGCCATGCGTGATATCGCCGTGGACACCGTCTTCGTCGGGTCCTGCACCAATGGCCGGATCGAGGACCTGCGGGTGGTCGCCGACGTGCTGCGCGATCGCAAGGTCGCCGCCGGGGTACGGATGCTGGTGGTGCCTGGCTCGATGCGAGTCCGGGCCCAGGCCGAATCGGAAGGCCTCGACCGGATATTCACCGCCGCCGGCGCCGAATGGCGACAGGCCGGCTGCTCGATGTGTCTGGGCATGAACCCCGATCAACTGTCCCCGGGCCAGCGCTGCGCCTCCACTTCCAACCGGAA from Mycobacterium sp. DL440 includes the following:
- the leuC gene encoding 3-isopropylmalate dehydratase large subunit, whose protein sequence is MDQSTQTSVKPRTLAEKVWDDHVVARGEGEGAAKEPDLIYIDLHLVHEVTSPQAFDGLRLAGRPVRRPDLTIATEDHNVPTVDIDKPIADPVSRTQVETLRRNCEEFGIRLHSMGDAEQGIVHIIGPQLGLTQPGMTVVCGDSHTSTHGAFGAIAMGIGTSEVEHVMATQTLPLKPFRTMAVNVDGVLPPGVSAKDIILAVIAKIGTGGGQGHVIEYRGSAIEALSMEGRMTICNMSIEAGARAGMVAPDETTFEFLKGRPNAPKGADWDAALAAWSELRTDEGAEFDTEVYLDAAALSPFVTWGTNPGQGVPLSASVPDPELIGDDGERQSAEKALAYMDLRPGMAMRDIAVDTVFVGSCTNGRIEDLRVVADVLRDRKVAAGVRMLVVPGSMRVRAQAESEGLDRIFTAAGAEWRQAGCSMCLGMNPDQLSPGQRCASTSNRNFEGRQGKGGRTHLVSPAVAAATAIRGKLASPADLPAATR